A DNA window from Carassius gibelio isolate Cgi1373 ecotype wild population from Czech Republic chromosome A6, carGib1.2-hapl.c, whole genome shotgun sequence contains the following coding sequences:
- the LOC128015341 gene encoding D-aminoacyl-tRNA deacylase 1-like, whose protein sequence is MKAIVQRVTAASVIVGEEQISSIGRGLCVLFGISVVDTQKDVDYMVRKILNLHLFEDENGRAWSSSVMDRELEVLCVSQFTLQCILKGNKPDFHSAMPAELAQPFYNNMLEQLREAYKPELIKDGQFGAKMQVHIQNDGPVTIHLESPAGPTDPKLLSKQEKQQQRKEKTRSKGPSESSREKAALRSKAAPSASSGAEGDVSSERES, encoded by the exons ATGAAGGCGATCGTTCAAAGAGTTACAGCGGCAAGCGTAATAG TTGGGGAGGAACAGATCAGTTCCATAGGCAGAGGACTCTGCGTCTTATTTGGCATCTCAGTGGTGGACACGCAGAAGGATGTTGACTACAT GGTACGTAAGATTCTTAACTTGCATCTGTTTGAGGATGAGAACGGCCGTGCCTGGAGCAGCAGCGTGATGGACCGAGAGCTGGAGGTGCTGTGTGTGAGTCAGTTCACTCTGCAGTGTATCCTCAAGGGAAATAAGCCTGATTTCCACTCTGCCATGCCGGCTGAACTGGCCCAGCCCTTCTACAACAACATGCTGGAGCAGCTGAGGGAAGCCTATAAACCAGAACTCATCAAAG ATGGGCagtttggtgcaaaaatgcaGGTACACATTCAAAACGATGGCCCTGTGACCATTCATCTGGAGTCTCCTGCTGGCCCTACAGACCCTAAACTG CTGTCTAAACAAGAGAAGCAACAGCAGCGGAAAGAAAAAACAAGGTCAAAGGGCCCTTCGGAGTCCAGCAGAGAAAAGGCAGCGCTGCGCTCGAAAGCAGCTCCCAGCGCCAGCAGCGGAGCAGAGGGAGATGTGTCCTCTGAACGGGAATCATAG